A genomic stretch from Falco naumanni isolate bFalNau1 chromosome 4, bFalNau1.pat, whole genome shotgun sequence includes:
- the GATAD1 gene encoding GATA zinc finger domain-containing protein 1, with product MPLGLKPTCSVCRSTSSSMWKKGGQGEILCNNCTARSAPPGPAAFATTSAAAQHSNGGGGGKQSKQEIHRRSARLRNTKYKSAPAAEKKVSTKGKGRRHIFKLKNPIKAPESVSTIITAESIFYKGVYYQIGDVVSVVDEQDGKTYYAQIRGFIQDQYCEKSAALTWLIPTQASPKDCFDPASYIIGPEEDLPRKMEYLEFVCHAPSEYFKSRSSPFPTVPTRPEKGYIWTHVGPTPAISIKETVTNNL from the exons ATGCCGCTGGGGCTGAAGCCCACCTGCAGCGTGTGCCGCAGCACGTCCTCCTCCATGTGGAAGAAGGGTGGCCAGGGCGAGATCCTGTGTAACAACTGCACcgcccgctccgcgccgcccgggcccgccgcctTCGCCACCACTTCGGCTGCCGCCCAGCACAGCaacggcggcggcggcgggaagCAG AGCAAGCAGGAGATCCACCGGCGCTCCGCCCGGCTGCGGAACACCAAGTACAAGTCGGCGCCCGCCGCGGAGAAGAAGGTCTCCACGAAGGGCAAGGGGAGGAGGCACATCTTTAAGTTAAAAAAC CCCATCAAGGCTCCTGAGTCTGTATCCACTATAATTACAGCAGAATCAATCTTTTATAAG GGGGTATACTATCAAATTGGAGATGTTGTTTCAGTGGTCGACGAGCAGGATGGAAAAACATACTACGCTCAGATACGTGGGTTTATTCAGGACCAATACTGTGAAAAGAGTGCTGCGCTAACCTGGCTCATTCCTACACAAGCCAGTCCCAAAGACTGTTTTGATCCAGCATCCTATATCATAG GACCAGAAGAAGATCTTCCAAGGAAAATGGAATATTTAGAATTTGTTTGTCATGCACCTTCGGAATATTTCAAATCTCGATCATCTCCCTTCCCTACTGTTCCTACAAGACCAGAGAAGGGCTATATATGGACTCATGTGGGACCTACTCCTGCAATCTCCATTAAAGAAACTGTTACCAacaatttataa